A genomic region of Papaver somniferum cultivar HN1 chromosome 7, ASM357369v1, whole genome shotgun sequence contains the following coding sequences:
- the LOC113295808 gene encoding uncharacterized protein K02A2.6-like, which produces MNGVYALKEVTLAQYRSEAQRLLKYFADATITHVGRNNNKHADCLATLASKLRRFGRNPGGEEDIGRINMAFTMQRHWNRRLADSDHSRSQQLAFSREGQSQNPTELLYASRPMPFYGWGLDIIGKINPPSSKQHEYIITATEYFTKWVEAIPLRGTTGATIAAFIEEYIICRFGVPKHIMTDNGTPFANKQVRELLEEYGIKQVFSIIYYPQGNIQAESTNKILIRILSRKIHDNPREWHEQLPMALWAYRTSPRSFIGVSPYSLVYGADAILPAEIKIPSARIAAASGVHWNEVEASNSRIAELDTLDSRRSKEEERTQVYRNRISRAYDKTVKPRVFKVGDLVLETSKHIQQDIMFEKKVDNKEAWLRRVHPADCSPLRASSSA; this is translated from the exons ATGAATGGAGTGTATGCGTTGAAGGAGGTAACACTGGCCCAGTACCGATCAGAGGCGCAAAGGTTACTAAAATACTTTGCGgatgcaaccataacccatgttggtcgcaacaacaacaaacacgctGATTGTTTGGCCACACTAGCATCCAAATTGCGAAGGTTTGGAAGAAACCCTGGCGGTGAAGAGGATATCGGTAGaatcaacatggctttcacaatGCAAAGACACTGGAACCGACGATTGGCGGACTCCGATCATTCAAGATCTCAACAGCTCGCTTTCTCAAGggaaggtcagtctcaaaaccctacAGAACTTCTTTATGCTTCACG tCCAATGCCATTTTATGgctggggacttgacattattgggaaaatcaatccgcCGTCATCGAAGCAGcacgagtatatcataaccgcaacagaatatttcaccaaatgggttgaggCTATTCCTCTACGAGGGACTACAGGAGCAACGATTGCGGCTTTCATTGAAGAATACATCATTTGTCGTTTTGGTGTGCCTAAACATATTATGACTGATAACGGCACCCCCTTCGCCAACAAACAGGTACGAGAGCTGCTGGAAGAATATGGGATTAAACAGGTCTTCTCCATCATTTACTATCCTCAAGGAAACATACAGGCTGAAAGCACCAACAAAATATTAattcggattctcagtcgaaAAATACATGACAACCCCAGAGAGTGGCACGAACAGCTACCAATGGCGCTATGGGCGTATCGGACGTCACCTAGGAGTTTCATTGGGGTTTCTCCATATTCACTTGTTTACGGTGCAGACGCGATcctcccagcagaaatcaagatcccatcagccaggattgcagcagcaagtgGGGTCCACTGGAACGAGGTTGAAGCATCTAACTCAAGAATCGCTGAGTTAGACACTCTGGATTCCAGAAGAAGCAAGGAAGAGGAGCGTACTCAGGTGTACAGAAATAGGATCTCCAGGGCGTATGACAAGACTGTGAAGCCACGTGTTTTTAAAGTAGGAGATTTAGTCTTGGAAACGTCCAAGcacattcagcaagacat AATGTTcgaaaagaaagttgacaataaggaaGCATGGCTTAGAAGAGTCCATCCAGCAGATTGTAGTcccttgagagcatcatcttcagcCTAG